ATACTATGAAAGGGGTTTTACTTCTTTATTATGAGTAATTATGCTTCTACAATAAAATCCAAGAATTCTGAAAAAAGGTTTAAAGTTTTTGGTTAAATTTGGAAACCATCAGGTAATGTTTAAGTTTATCTCCCTAACAGAAAACAAATGGGAAAGGATGTTACTTTTCCAGTATCGAATCATCAGTCTGTCCCTCTTATGGATTCCCTTTATATTAATATCAGACGTGCAAATGACATTAATccaataaaaatacaattttgataGTCTGTTCTTACTAGTCCTGAGTTGGTACAAAAACTTTTAATTGGATCAATGAAAGGATACAGTTTTTATACATATCCTTTACTTAATTTTGGGGCTTGATCCAGGAACCACTCCTTTAATGGTTTAATTTTCCGGTTTTAAAATCATTGTTTAGAAAGGAAGAAATGGGTAGTTGCAAAATTTGGAGGAAACCCTAACTTTCactaattaactttttttatttattgggaAAAATTGGATAGAGGGATTAATTAGCCAAATAAACAGCTTAGGAAGGAAGAGTAAGTGACAACAAAGTGTAATTGATGAAACAAACAATCTATTCTATCGAACTACCTTCTctatatcaataaatataatttatataacgtTATTTTTCCCATTAATAAAGAGATGTTTTGGGTTCTGGTACTGCTTGGGGTAATATccttttcattttgtatttaaaattttatccaCTACATTACAGTCccctaatattttttttagaaattcaATACCTACAGTAAGTTGGTGGGAAGGTATTAAAGATTCTACAAGAGCTTCGCTACAGGTAAGCTGCCAAGGCcttatagtacaatgttaaatatttgttataaaaaaatccaTGGAGTAATGTATACTCAAAAATTTATCCCTCCAATATCATAAAAGTCCTACTTCCCTAATTAATATCCACCCCTCTTAGGAAAGTAGGAGGACTTGCTATTAGCCCCTAgttgttttacattttttcaatagctttttgtattattttattttgacatattattaatttaattatccaTGGGAGGCCCCCAGTAATTGATATTTATAGTAAACGATGTGAATTACACCACAAAGTAATTAATAACAAACcgtaaattttgtttaaaaaggtttttctttgttttttttagatggGATATGTTGACGAATGCGTTATTATTGACTacttgtttctcattttttttactcaaatgttttttattccacatttagtttaatttagttcaaatattaatttttttaaaaccatctCGGTTGTTTTTAGTTGTTATACaaggtttgtttcttttgtatttattttcaatgACTGAAAAAAACATAGGTGGGGTAGTGCCCTTTCATTAAATGATCATTAAATGACAGTActgtacattataatcatactaaaagaaatatatccttaaaaatagctATTAATCTGGCTCACTACAACCAACTTTCTTGGGTCCAAAGTCCTTGTAATCTACATCCTTGGAAGCTCTCTCACTTTGTCTTAAATAGCCTAGTCAGACTACATTGCAAGATTGTAGCCTCAATTCCAAAGTACTTGGGTATGAGGCTATCGTATCTATATTTGGTGTTTTTGCATTAAGGTAGTATATGATATACCATAGACTACAAAGTATAGCTATAGTGATATCAGAGTGAACTCTAGTTACAAAGACCTCTACTGTTTATTTCAAAAAAGAACATTAAAGTTCACTTATTCTAGGTGTTCTAAACagcaaactaaaataaaatccCAGGTTGAGAAATAGGTTGAAACTACAGACCAACTTTCTCACACTATAGTCCCAGAGCTTCTTACAATTTTCATACGAGGCTCTTTGATGTGGTTCTTTAATAGCACAGTCGACCATAATTTCCAGTTATTCCTTCAACTTCTTCGACCTGCACAATAAATTGTAGTCGTGCTCCTGAGTTGGTGTTTTGACAAGAGATAGAATATAGGGTTAAATTGGCTATTGACTGTTAGATGCTCTCAGAAGATATTTTGTGAGAAAGGAAATGACCAAGATGATTGACACCAAATTGAAGTTCAAATCCATATTCAGTACGGTATAAATTTGGTAAACATACCTCAGACTTTTATTCATTAGTACATCATATGTTCCTCTCTTGTAAGATCTCTTCTGAGAATTGTACGTACTGATGCCCTAAGGAAGCAAGATCTAGTTTTCTAAAGAGGATATTTTGATTCTTGGTCCTTCTTTGTTTATATCATCTTACAGCTATTGTAGCCTTCTTCTCATCTCTAGAAGCTACAATGACTCTAGCTCCTCTGTTAGCCAGATCTAATGCTTGTCCTTCcttacaataccagtattagcACCTGTTATTATAACTGTCTTACCATCCATACGTCTTTTTACTCTTACATACTCCAAAGAACTCCTCCATGCAATAACTACAATGATTAGAACAGTTGGTATCAAAAGAGAAAGGAGAAGAACACAGCAAAAAATCCAACATAATTAGATTTTTGAGTAATTATTCAACCACACCTCTATGAATTATGGCATaacctaaaacataattatttatgtaCCATCCGTTCACAATCCTACTAGTTCAGTGCTATAGTCCCAGAGTTTCTTGCAATCTTCATCCATTGTAGACTCTTTGTGTGGTTCTTTAATAGCACAGTCATACCAGTACTTTCCAGTTTATTCGCCTCACTTCTCTCAGACCTGCACAATAATTGTAGTCTTGCTCCTTGAGTCGGTGTCTTAAGAAAGAGGACAGCAATTGGATATAAAAATGGGGCTGTggaaagaatatatatttataaaaaagtaGTGTCTACTGTGttctttaataaagttataccTTTAAGTTTAGTCATGACATTAATTAGCACACAGAACACAATATTAGTTCATGTTACATATGTTATATAATGTTGCAAATTATGTAGTTTGCGATAATTCTAATATATCAGGGGTCACATTCTACTCACAATTAATCACAAAAGAATTAATCATGACTTACCATAAGGACAATCCATAACCACCAAGGTACGTTACGAAGAAGTTCTGTATTGATAATTCCAGGATGTATTGAGTATGTACTAACACCAGTTCCTTCCAATCGTTTAGCTAACTCAAGAGTAAACATTATGTTAGCTAGTTTGCTACGAGCATATGATGACCCTACTTTAAAGCCTTTTTTCTCCCACATCATATCATCAAAATCTAGATTAGCATGAACATAGCTAAAGCTGTATACGTTAATGATACGACTCGGAGTTGACTGTTTGATGCGATCAAGGAGGAGATTTGTGAGGAGAAAATGACCAAGATGATTAACACCAAATTGAAGTTCAAATCCATCTTCAGTTAACATGTAATAAGGACAACAACTCCAGCATTATTTATTACGTACATGATATGTTCTTCTTCTTGTAAGATCTCTTCTGAGAAATTGTCGTACTGATGCTAAGGAAGCAAGATCTAGTTTCTTAAAGATGATATTTGATTCTTGGTCTTCTTTTTAATATCATCTACAGCTATTGTAGCCTTCTTTCTCATCTCTACAAGCTACAATGACTCTAGCTCCTCTGTTAGCCCAGATCTAATGCTGTCTCcttacaataccagtattagcACCTGTTTATTATAACTGTCTTACCATCCATACGTCTCTTACTCTTACATACTCCAAAGGAAGCCCTCCATTGCAATAACTCAATGGCTAACAGAAGACCTCCACTAACAGATAGATTGATAGGAGAAGACCaagaccaccccccccccccccccaagatcATAGTTCAAACTGCTCATTAAAATATTAGCCACACCTTACAATTATTTGCACATAGTTATAGTTTTCCAAATCTTTCGAAAACCTCAACTATATAAACTTATAATCCTACTAGATCAGCACTATAGTCCCAGAGTTTTCTTGCAGTCTTCATCGTTGGAGAGCTCTCTTGCTAGGTTCTTTAATAGCACAGTCAGACCAGTACTTTCCAGTTATTCCCTCACATGACTCTCAGACACAGCACAATAAATGGTAGTCTGTGTACCTTGAGTTGGGTGCTTTGCAAACACAAACATGCCAGCATATAAAAGAGGCTATAATAAAAAggcaaacaataataaaatgtgttattgactttaaacatacattataataaCTTTCCATCCACTAATTAAAATGTCGTATTAATTCCTTTTTTATTGATCCGGGATGCAATGAATAAACAAAGACTCTAGTTCCTTCTAGTCTTTTTGCAAGTTCACGGTAAACATAATATTAGCTAATTTACTACGTCCATATGCTAGTTGAGCTTGGTATCTTTTACTCCACATCATATCATTAAAATCAAGATAACCCATTGTGTGTGCAATGAAGATACATTAATAATACGACTTGGAGTTGACTGTTTGATGCGATCAAGAAGGAGATTTGTGAAGAGGAAATGACCAAGATGATTGACACCAAATTGAAGTTCAAATCCATCTTCAGTTAATGTGTAAGTGGATACATAACTCCAGCATTATTATTAGTACATCAATATGTTCCTCTCTTGTAAGATCTCTTCTGAGAATTGACGTACTGATGCTAAGGGAGCAAGATCTAGTTTCTTAAAGATGTATTTTGATTCTTGGTCTTCTTTTTAATATCATCTACAGCTATTGTAGCCTTCTTCTCATCTCTACAAGCTACACTGACTCTAGCTCCTCTGTTAGCCAGATCTAATGCTGTCTCCTTACCAATACCAGTATTAGCACCTGTTATATATAACTGTCTTACCATCCATACATCTCTTACTCTTACAAGGCACACCAATAACAAATATGTACCTCCATGCTGTCCAATCCTACTATCAGAATAACAAAAGAACCATCCACATTAGAGGCGCAGTAGCATGGCTAAAGTGGGCGTTACCTTTTGGACCAGGTGTGGCCTTGCCAAAATGGTGAGTATCTCTATACTTGGTAGTTCTCTTTTCAATGTCTGCTGCTCTTTAGGGACAAAATCCAAAGCAATCAAAGTCCTTCTAAACAATATTTAGAAGAGTCTACCCACTTCAGCAACGATCTTTTAGCACCCAATGAGAGGTAATATTATGCCCAATAAAGAATTAGCTTAATCAATATTGTTGATTATAGAGACAAAATAAAGGCATCACTGTAGTTAATCCAAGACCAGATGCAAATCATACTCAGCTAATATGAAAGTCAGTAGAGCTTCAAAAATTGGACAGGTTGCACAAAGTGAGTCTCACAAATATTACAATTcattatctattattattattattattattatattattattattattatattattagtgttattattttagttttggcCAATTTTAAGGTCCACCattagaatatgaatatccaCTTGAAACATTTGAAGGTAATACATTTAAGATATACAAAAGATATGCTTAGAAAGTTtaactataatataatagtaatctTTTCCTATTATAggtacaataaaaataatatttaaaaatttatttcataaatCACAACCATATAGGTTTATAAGTACAGAATTTATATCCATTAGAGGGAGTAAGTCATACAAGTTCTTTTTAGCACTGTGTACTCGATATCAATCACACTTGTCCATCTCTGCTCAAACTGTTGCGAATGAACAAGTCAGTTTGTATCAAATGATTGAG
The window above is part of the Gigantopelta aegis isolate Gae_Host unplaced genomic scaffold, Gae_host_genome ctg7687_pilon_pilon, whole genome shotgun sequence genome. Proteins encoded here:
- the LOC121366915 gene encoding LOW QUALITY PROTEIN: retinol dehydrogenase 13-like (The sequence of the model RefSeq protein was modified relative to this genomic sequence to represent the inferred CDS: inserted 1 base in 1 codon; deleted 1 base in 1 codon), yielding MEPLLYAGMFVFAKHPTQDQESNIIFKKLDLASLASVRQFLEEILQEEEHIMYVINNAGVVVLXYMLTEDGFELQFGVNHLGHFLLTNLLLDRIKQSTPSRIINVYSFSYVHANLDFDDMMWEKKGFKVGSSYARSKLANIMFTLELAKRLEGTGVSTYSIHPGIINTELLRNVPWWLWIVLM